In a single window of the Drosophila albomicans strain 15112-1751.03 chromosome 3, ASM965048v2, whole genome shotgun sequence genome:
- the LOC117570646 gene encoding uncharacterized protein LOC117570646 — MNGDKRCTCSVRSILADSEEENNIEGNGDGNQHEQRQQEEDDAYQKCYKERRYTWLEQGRVLSRRLTDYECQLEDDVQRLQDALFSISSHYAKIQFRLRQIACASGDERMCLLRELQRITCQGLDASKDNDELPTLMSDVSSLGNVRVRQRQIIKVLRSRLTDLTEFTDSRFAIESESSYNLRKYEPYSEEDSDEETSSTDEDEDYSEDEELHGKYCGCIVCREQRATCGRPCCAQRGYLAETWPDEETSSSEEEEWNCDCVKLKPNGKKRKTKKSKKSKTKKKQRKSPSQYYSLKSFPENSTTAKYRSQIPQRNGYSNSTKSVKQKGLIMGSMLVSKSPRFSLKPGSSLHAGLAMSLEQMGSRLTMESGRKSHPQMLSESTRQSLVGQLVNKFGRRSSRKPEDTGKRGSYGEELTKIMEVDQPLPQQRMPDPYQQKRRKSLFMLHKQQKEELPRKSESRPSRRSPTIEEFKALYDKHRANGSPGRNQEESTRAKRMSSASSGKQTPRKSIVNVERREEQQEERRASRFSGRSQDSNQVMVQPIETEKSAEIKEKKWRDHDKEEDHFDDDCAEIQHFLRCSRKQPPFESDTSSEKAKKIQVYRPIKRKHLKCSPDCMGSCAKRGECVKVLECERKPLNTFGKVKENLREWGALGYCKLQQPQRIVKEPKASKLQCKDLKKQKVKIECEFAGNKEASSASSLFGYHKDGTKRRLECETPAQSPCSKLSLIENPKDIKEDNKNYSLNPLGIQYSQYTYKKEFKALKKLPPKTSPKPRRSSSEQTLRTCPQQPPRSSSQQPPRSSSQQPPRSSSQQSPRSSSQQPPRSSSQHPQGSTSRRASPTPKSANCYIFQPCKNLSTPPKATASRKSSSNCLKKTYPVTSFKAQKNNCSKQKPNCKCSGTSACYCFKSQTDLFRLMGPTSHHSMTEPSLVYPHAIGKPRKLTKCEKGRHCSKNSNQPKTFIIESPPTTSFNQSENDTQSKYSTAN; from the coding sequence atgaatgGAGACAAAAGATGCACTTGCTCGGTTCGCAGCATTTTGGCGGACAGCGAAGAGGAGAATAACATCGAAGGAAACGGCGACGGCAATCAACatgaacaacgacaacaggaAGAGGATGATGCATACCAGAAATGCTACAAGGAGCGACGCTACACGTGGCTGGAGCAAGGACGTGTGCTCAGTCGCCGGCTCACCGACTACGAATGTCAACTCGAGGACGATGTCCAGCGTCTGCAGGATGCGCTCTTCAGCATCTCCTCGCACTATGCCAAGATACAGTTTCGCTTGAGGCAAATCGCCTGCGCCTCGGGTGATGAGCGTATGTGTTTGCTGCGCGAGTTGCAAAGGATAACGTGTCAAGGACTCGATGCGAGCAAGGATAACGATGAGCTGCCCACGCTGATGAGTGATGTGAGCAGCTTGGGAAATGTGCGAGTGCGTCAACGACAAATCATCAAGGTGCTGCGCAGTCGCCTCACAGATCTCACGGAGTTCACTGATTCGCGCTTTGCCATCGAGTCCGAGAGCAGCTACAATCTGCGCAAGTATGAACCGTACTCTGAGGAAGACTCGGATGAGGAGACTTCATCAACGGACGAAGATGAAGACTACTCGGAGGATGAAGAGTTGCATGGCAAATACTGCGGTTGCATTGTGTGTCGGGAGCAACGTGCAACCTGCGGTCGCCCATGTTGCGCACAACGAGGATATCTAGCTGAGACTTGGCCCGATGAGGAGACGAGCAGcagcgaagaagaagaatggaACTGCGATTGCGTCAAGTTGaagccaaatggcaaaaagcgCAAGACAAAGAAGAGCAAAAAATCAAAGACGAAGAAGAAACAACGCAAAAGTCCCAGTCAATATTATAGTTTAAAGAGTTTCCCGGAGAACTCGACTACAGCAAAATACCGTAGTCAAATACCCCAGCGGAATGGTTACTCGAATTCAACTAAAAGTGTTAAGCAAAAGGGTTTGATCATGGGTTCGATGCTGGTCAGCAAATCGCCACGTTTCTCTTTAAAACCGGGAAGTTCCTTGCATGCAGGCTTAGCAATGTCCCTTGAGCAAATGGGCAGCCGATTGACAATGGAAAGCGGTCGGAAATCGCATCCACAGATGCTTAGCGAGAGCACCAGGCAATCTTTAGTAGGACAACTCGTCAACAAGTTCGGACGTCGCAGCAGTCGAAAACCAGAAGACACAGGAAAACGCGGCAGCTATGGCGAGGAATTAACCAAAATCATGGAAGTGGATCAGCCGTTGCCGCAGCAACGTATGCCCGATCCCTATCAACAAAAGCGCcggaaaagtttatttatgttacacaagcaacaaaaagaagaattgCCACGCAAATCGGAGAGTCGACCAAGTCGCAGATCTCCCACAATTGAAGAGTTTAAGGCTTTGTATGATAAACATCGCGCAAATGGATCGCCAGGCCGGAATCAAGAGGAATCCACGAGAGCGAAAAGAATGAGCAGCGCAAGTTCTGGCAAACAAACGCCACGTAAATCGATCGTAAATGTggaaagaagagaagagcaaCAAGAGGAAAGAAGAGCGAGTAGATTCAGTGGTAGAAGTCAAGATTCAAATCAAGTGATGGTACAACCCATTGAAACAGAAAAGTCAGCGGAGATCAAGGAGAAAAAGTGGCGAGATCATGACAAAGAGGAAGATCACTTTGATGATGACTGTGCAGAGATTCAACATTTTCTACGCTGCTCCAGAAAGCAGCCACCTTTCGAGTCAGACACTTCCTCGgagaaagcaaagaaaattcAAGTATATCGCCCCATCAAGAGAAAGCATCTCAAATGCAGCCCGGACTGTATGGGAAGTTGTGCCAAGCGCGGGGAATGCGTCAAAGTTCTCGAATGCGAAAGGAAACCCTTAAATACTTTCGGAAAAGTCAAGGAAAACCTTAGGGAATGGGGTGCTTTGGGTTATTGCAAGCTACAGCAACCTCAGCGAATAGTTAAAGAGCCAAAAGCGTCGAAACTGCAATGCAAAGACTTGAAGAAACAGAAAGTTAAAATTGAATGTGAATTCGCAGGAAATAAAGAAGCAAGTTCAGCTAGTTCTCTCTTTGGATACCATAAAGATGGGACTAAAAGACGTCTGGAATGCGAAACTCCAGCTCAATCACCTTGTTCCAAACTTTCGTTGATAGAAAACCCCAAAGACATAAAAGAAGACAACAAGAATTACTCCTTAAATCCACTGGGAATTCAATATTCTCAATATACTTATAAGAAAGAATTCAAAGCACTTAAAAAACTTCCCCCCAAAACATCTCCGAAACCGCGAAGGAGTTCCTCTGAGCAAACTCTTAGAACTTGCCCTCAACAACCTCCCAGAAGCTCCTCTCAGCAACCTCCCAGAAGCTCCTCTCAGCAACCTCCCAGAAGCTCTTCTCAGCAATCTCCCAGAAGCTCCTCTCAGCAACCTCCCAGAAGCTCCTCTCAACATCCTCAAGGAAGTACATCAAGGCGAGCTTCACCAACCCCAAAAAGTGCAAATTGCTACATTTTTCAACCTTGTAAAAATCTATCAACACCACCTAAAGCAACTGCTTCTCGTAAATCCAGTTCCAATTGCTTGAAGAAAACCTATCCAGTCACTTCTTTCAAAGCTCAAAAAAACAACTGTTCCAAGCAGAAACCAAACTGCAAGTGCTCTGGAACTTCAGCTTGTTATTGCTTTAAATCGCAAACGGATCTTTTTAGATTAATGGGTCCCACTTCTCATCATTCAATGACCGAACCATCTCTCGTTTATCCTCATGCCATTGGCAAACCCAGAAAATTAACGAAATGCGAAAAAGGTCGGCATTGTTCAAAGAATTCAAACCAGCCAAAAACTTTCATCATTGAGTCCCCTCCAACAACGAGTTTTAATCAGTCGGAGAACGACACTCAGTCAAAGTATTCTACTGCAAATTGA